From Haloarcula sp. CBA1127, a single genomic window includes:
- a CDS encoding NADH-quinone oxidoreductase subunit D, which yields MAQTVHRTDDVHPLIEPIADHVLSTERHENAPAAVIRADEVQTVLSTLKENAGLDHCACVTAQEYDDRFETIYHLRRYDDPTQELSVVVPTPRESPTSESAAPVYPTAAWHEREAYDLIGIEYEDHPDLRRILLPETWQGHPLSRDYNQDQPQIVSFREHERLLEDHRAGPETMHINMGPHHPSTHGVLHLNVQLDGEQVAAVDPDIGYIHRCEEQMCQQGTYRHQIMPYPDRWDWGGAGLLNEWAYARVAEDLADIEVPAYAQVIRTMGGELSRILSHMLAVATYALDVVGEFTATFQWGVRDRELVQDILEDLTGQRLMFNYLRLGGVAWDLPEPREAFFEKIRAFLDDLPHKLTEYHDMLTSNEILQLRTVDTGHLSAETAKAYGCTGPVARASGVDYDLRRDDPYGYYDELDWSVVTEQGGDNFSRLLVRLREVEESAKIIGQCVDLLEDWPEDDREIQANVPRTLRPDPDTEIYRAVEAAKGELGIYIRSDGTETPARFKIRGPSFSHVQALSEMARGEYIPDLVATIGSLDTIMGEVDR from the coding sequence ATGGCCCAAACAGTCCACCGCACCGACGATGTCCATCCGCTGATCGAGCCGATTGCCGACCACGTCCTCTCCACCGAACGCCACGAGAACGCCCCGGCCGCCGTCATCCGTGCCGACGAGGTACAGACCGTCCTCTCGACGCTGAAAGAGAATGCCGGTCTGGACCACTGCGCCTGCGTCACGGCACAGGAGTACGACGACCGGTTCGAGACGATCTATCATCTGCGGCGCTACGACGACCCGACACAGGAACTCTCGGTCGTCGTCCCGACACCCCGAGAATCACCGACCAGCGAGTCCGCCGCGCCCGTGTATCCGACGGCGGCGTGGCACGAGCGGGAGGCCTACGACCTCATCGGCATCGAGTACGAGGACCACCCCGACCTCCGGCGGATTCTCCTGCCCGAGACCTGGCAGGGCCACCCGCTGAGCCGGGACTACAATCAGGACCAGCCACAAATCGTCTCCTTCCGCGAACACGAGCGCCTGCTTGAGGACCACCGTGCGGGACCGGAGACGATGCACATCAACATGGGGCCACACCACCCCTCGACACACGGCGTCCTCCACCTGAACGTCCAACTCGACGGCGAACAGGTGGCGGCCGTCGACCCCGACATCGGCTACATCCATCGCTGTGAGGAACAGATGTGTCAGCAGGGTACCTACCGCCACCAGATAATGCCGTACCCGGACCGCTGGGACTGGGGCGGGGCCGGCCTGCTGAACGAGTGGGCCTACGCCCGCGTGGCCGAGGATCTCGCCGACATCGAAGTGCCAGCGTACGCGCAGGTCATCCGGACAATGGGCGGCGAACTCTCACGCATCCTCTCACATATGCTCGCGGTCGCGACCTACGCGCTGGACGTGGTCGGGGAGTTCACTGCCACCTTCCAGTGGGGGGTCCGGGACCGCGAACTCGTTCAGGACATCCTCGAAGACCTGACCGGCCAGCGGCTGATGTTCAACTACCTGCGGCTGGGTGGGGTCGCCTGGGACTTGCCCGAACCTCGCGAGGCGTTCTTCGAGAAGATCCGTGCGTTCCTCGACGATCTGCCCCACAAGCTCACAGAGTACCACGATATGCTCACCAGCAACGAAATCCTCCAGCTCCGGACAGTTGACACGGGCCACCTCTCGGCTGAAACCGCGAAGGCGTACGGCTGTACCGGTCCGGTCGCCCGAGCGTCCGGCGTCGACTACGACCTCCGTCGGGACGACCCCTACGGCTACTACGACGAACTCGACTGGTCGGTCGTCACCGAACAGGGCGGCGACAACTTCTCTCGCCTGCTCGTGCGCCTGCGCGAAGTGGAGGAGTCCGCGAAGATCATCGGTCAATGCGTCGACCTGCTGGAGGACTGGCCCGAGGACGACCGCGAGATACAGGCGAACGTCCCCCGCACGCTCCGGCCCGACCCTGACACAGAAATCTACCGCGCCGTCGAGGCCGCGAAGGGCGAACTCGGTATCTACATCCGTTCTGACGGGACGGAGACACCGGCCCGGTTCAAGATCCGTGGCCCCTCCTTCTCACACGTGCAGGCGCTGTCTGAGATGGCTCGCGGTGAATATATCCCCGACCTCGTGGCGACAATCGGCAGCCTGGACACCATCATGGGGGAGGTTGACCGGTAG
- a CDS encoding aldehyde ferredoxin oxidoreductase family protein translates to MIYSTGPLLTVDLSAGETNTEEIDGVLEQYLGGRGVGTRLAHERIPFDVDPLGSENRLVFSTGPMQAAQMSFTGRMNCTGVSPLTDGLLSSNAGGFMSRNFADTGYSAVELSGESDELVMVHVRDDGVEFEAVPDLAGATVPETLEYFDAEHGIEADQTAVIGPAGENRVRFASIMTSGERAFGRGGLGAVMGAKNVKVLTFAGDSSPDIEIPAMQMDVHREAATADHIMKRQGTVSVMDLANEVDGLPSYYFSEQSFAGVEGINGDAVESKKYKKGTCSACAFACKLPTRDTERGVETEGPEFEVAMAFGSNSGVDDIVDVMQSNELCDRLGMDAISAGNTVAAYLASEDAFGDTELIHETVEKIAHRDGIGDTLAEGIDRCHDDLDVENWTVKGMDFAAHEGRVLHGQGLSYAVANRGADHMYATFYSVEYPLVPDDQAVAPEGTLGKADVLVERENLMALNDSGVVCKFSRDFMTPERYEQLFDADFEALMAVGARTVTLERHFNNQRGFDRADDALPYELPSFEAALDEYYDARGWADDGTVPESTVPV, encoded by the coding sequence ATGATATACTCAACGGGGCCGCTGCTGACAGTCGACCTGTCAGCGGGTGAGACCAACACGGAGGAGATCGACGGCGTCCTCGAACAGTACCTCGGTGGTCGCGGCGTCGGGACACGGCTCGCCCACGAGCGGATTCCGTTCGACGTTGACCCGCTCGGATCGGAGAACCGACTGGTGTTCTCGACGGGGCCGATGCAGGCCGCCCAGATGAGCTTCACCGGCCGGATGAACTGCACCGGCGTCTCGCCGCTGACTGACGGGCTGCTCTCCTCGAACGCTGGCGGGTTCATGTCCAGGAACTTCGCCGATACCGGGTACAGCGCTGTCGAACTCTCCGGCGAGAGCGACGAACTCGTTATGGTCCACGTGCGGGACGACGGCGTCGAGTTCGAGGCCGTCCCCGACCTCGCCGGCGCGACCGTTCCCGAGACGCTGGAGTACTTTGACGCCGAACACGGTATCGAGGCCGACCAGACGGCTGTTATCGGCCCGGCCGGCGAGAACCGGGTTCGGTTCGCGTCCATCATGACGAGCGGGGAGCGGGCGTTCGGCCGCGGCGGCCTCGGCGCGGTCATGGGCGCGAAAAACGTCAAGGTACTCACGTTCGCGGGCGACTCCTCACCGGATATCGAGATTCCGGCGATGCAGATGGATGTCCACCGTGAGGCCGCAACAGCGGACCACATCATGAAACGGCAGGGAACCGTCTCGGTGATGGACCTGGCAAACGAGGTCGACGGGCTCCCGTCCTACTACTTCTCCGAGCAGTCCTTCGCGGGCGTAGAGGGAATCAACGGCGACGCCGTCGAATCGAAGAAGTACAAGAAGGGGACCTGCTCTGCGTGCGCCTTCGCCTGCAAGCTCCCGACGCGGGACACGGAGCGCGGCGTCGAGACCGAAGGCCCCGAGTTCGAGGTGGCGATGGCCTTCGGCTCGAATTCCGGCGTCGACGACATCGTGGACGTGATGCAGTCCAACGAACTCTGTGACCGCCTTGGGATGGACGCCATCTCCGCCGGCAACACTGTCGCTGCGTATCTCGCCAGCGAGGACGCGTTTGGCGATACCGAGTTGATTCACGAGACTGTCGAGAAAATCGCCCACCGCGACGGTATCGGCGACACGCTGGCGGAAGGCATCGACCGCTGTCACGACGACCTCGACGTCGAGAACTGGACGGTCAAGGGGATGGACTTCGCGGCTCACGAGGGCCGTGTCCTTCACGGGCAGGGGCTCTCCTACGCCGTCGCCAACCGCGGCGCTGACCACATGTACGCGACGTTTTACTCCGTCGAGTACCCGCTCGTCCCCGACGATCAGGCGGTTGCTCCGGAGGGGACACTCGGGAAAGCCGACGTGCTGGTCGAGCGGGAGAACCTAATGGCGCTGAACGACAGCGGCGTCGTCTGCAAGTTCTCGCGGGACTTCATGACGCCCGAGCGCTACGAACAGCTCTTCGATGCCGACTTCGAGGCCCTGATGGCCGTTGGCGCTCGCACCGTGACGCTCGAACGCCACTTCAACAACCAGCGCGGCTTCGACCGGGCGGACGACGCGCTCCCCTACGAACTCCCGTCGTTCGAGGCAGCGCTCGACGAATACTACGACGCGCGCGGCTGGGCCGACGACGGCACGGTCCCCGAGAGTACAGTACCGGTCTGA
- a CDS encoding AI-2E family transporter, whose protein sequence is MEYSTELGRRVLLATAGVALFLVVGFVLSQFLPTLVFTIFLYYASRPIYRRLGWLPLPESFMGRAVPYQKQIHAAATIFFFLLPFVLLVSYTIMLIVPELQSFFGEGGLGAAYLSQFQDLQGGGSLPGPLADLGFSDVLAMGPDEVIDLLRNATVQSWLGRVSDTLIGSLSMLTALLLRVFIMFAGTYYLLTDGPRLVGWFLDTFDGSGVLRNYAAAVDEELSSILFGNILNALVTGVIGIFVFSLYNLVAPGSVQIPFAPLVGALTGIGSLVPVVGMKIVYLPVAALLAVSAVVTGETAALAWVVLFLAVTLVVVDAIPDFLIRPYVSGDLTHIGLLMFAYILGPIAFGFYGIFLGPILLVLAAQFFRIIVPYIITGSVETTQTSLSDYDSAES, encoded by the coding sequence ATGGAATACAGTACCGAACTCGGACGGCGCGTCCTCCTTGCCACCGCGGGCGTAGCGCTGTTCCTCGTGGTCGGGTTCGTCCTGTCCCAGTTCCTTCCGACGCTCGTGTTTACCATCTTTCTGTACTATGCCAGCCGACCGATTTATCGGCGGCTCGGGTGGCTCCCGCTGCCCGAGTCGTTCATGGGTCGGGCCGTCCCCTACCAGAAGCAGATCCATGCGGCGGCCACGATTTTCTTCTTCCTGCTACCGTTCGTGCTTCTGGTCAGCTACACGATCATGCTTATTGTTCCCGAGTTACAGTCGTTCTTCGGCGAAGGTGGCCTGGGCGCAGCGTACTTGTCGCAGTTCCAAGACCTCCAAGGCGGTGGTTCGCTGCCGGGGCCGCTCGCCGATCTCGGGTTCTCAGACGTACTGGCAATGGGACCGGATGAGGTGATCGACCTGTTGCGAAACGCGACAGTCCAATCGTGGCTGGGACGCGTCTCCGATACGCTCATCGGCTCTCTGAGTATGCTGACGGCGCTGCTGCTGCGTGTGTTCATTATGTTCGCCGGAACGTACTACCTGCTTACCGACGGACCACGGCTCGTCGGCTGGTTCCTTGACACCTTCGATGGGTCGGGTGTCCTTCGCAACTACGCGGCGGCGGTCGACGAGGAACTATCCTCGATTCTCTTCGGGAATATCTTGAACGCACTGGTGACGGGCGTTATCGGGATTTTCGTGTTCTCGCTGTACAATCTGGTCGCTCCCGGCTCAGTGCAGATTCCGTTTGCACCACTTGTTGGCGCACTCACCGGCATCGGCAGTCTCGTTCCTGTTGTCGGAATGAAAATCGTCTACCTGCCCGTCGCTGCACTGCTTGCGGTCTCCGCGGTCGTCACGGGAGAGACGGCGGCCCTGGCCTGGGTCGTCCTCTTTCTCGCAGTCACGCTGGTCGTCGTCGACGCCATCCCGGATTTCCTGATTCGACCGTACGTCAGCGGTGATCTGACCCACATCGGCCTGCTGATGTTCGCGTACATTCTCGGCCCCATCGCGTTTGGCTTCTACGGCATCTTCCTGGGTCCGATCCTGCTGGTGCTCGCCGCTCAGTTCTTCCGGATTATCGTCCCCTACATCATCACGGGTTCGGTCGAAACGACACAGACCTCGCTCTCCGACTACGACTCCGCGGAGTCGTAA
- a CDS encoding DolP-mannose mannosyltransferase, with the protein MAPDAGIFEHLGWYLTRGGRLYVDAWEPKLPLSYETTGVLALLSGGDMYRLHLLSVVLMSGALCAIVGLVVILVYDVTGDDIVAPLAGFSMFLLPGFAVRPAYGFKAKYLLVLCGLLAIYLYIRGYPALSGVAAAASVGYWQAGVIFPLIVVGLAVQRRDMRELERVVAGGLGFAVVMLLPVFLLWHSASEMVVQVFLVPLQTEEHASLLARLVAGVVHFKWASPFVLLGGLGLVHAARCCFTGHDGVVGRSAWWIPVGAAWFAFLILFVDFETGGYTDLIPGLVFVAIGVGVIATVLRDRHQTTYLGGALALVLVVNVAFLGSVGVIFTPVETPGPVPMSDLETHDLPAAYDKAEPVPDVRYIYWQQIEPSTCHYRLSVMELRWLNRIDSSVDSRCLDLGTASARLGNG; encoded by the coding sequence ATGGCACCCGACGCTGGGATCTTTGAGCATCTTGGCTGGTATTTGACACGCGGCGGTCGATTGTACGTCGACGCCTGGGAACCGAAGTTGCCGCTATCCTACGAGACGACCGGGGTACTTGCATTGCTATCCGGCGGCGATATGTACCGTCTCCATCTTCTCAGCGTGGTGCTGATGAGTGGTGCATTGTGTGCGATCGTCGGACTCGTTGTGATACTCGTCTACGACGTCACCGGCGATGATATCGTTGCGCCGCTGGCTGGCTTCTCGATGTTCCTGTTGCCGGGGTTTGCCGTCCGGCCGGCGTATGGGTTCAAAGCGAAATATCTCCTTGTTCTCTGTGGGTTACTGGCGATATATCTGTACATTCGTGGCTACCCGGCACTGAGCGGTGTCGCTGCGGCAGCCAGCGTGGGATACTGGCAGGCCGGGGTCATCTTCCCGCTGATTGTGGTCGGTCTCGCAGTCCAGCGGCGCGACATGCGGGAGCTTGAGCGTGTCGTTGCCGGCGGCCTCGGTTTTGCCGTCGTCATGTTACTGCCGGTGTTTCTCCTCTGGCATTCGGCCTCGGAGATGGTCGTTCAGGTCTTTCTCGTCCCATTACAGACGGAGGAACACGCGTCGTTGCTCGCTCGACTTGTCGCCGGTGTCGTCCACTTCAAGTGGGCGTCACCGTTCGTCTTGCTCGGTGGACTCGGTCTCGTTCACGCCGCTCGATGCTGTTTCACTGGCCATGACGGCGTTGTCGGGCGCAGCGCATGGTGGATTCCGGTCGGCGCAGCGTGGTTCGCGTTTCTGATACTGTTCGTCGATTTCGAGACTGGTGGTTACACCGACCTCATTCCGGGCCTTGTGTTCGTCGCCATCGGTGTCGGAGTGATCGCGACGGTGCTTCGCGACCGGCATCAGACGACGTATCTCGGCGGCGCTCTTGCACTGGTCCTCGTCGTGAACGTCGCCTTTCTCGGTAGTGTCGGCGTTATCTTCACACCCGTCGAGACACCGGGACCGGTGCCGATGTCGGACCTCGAAACCCACGACCTCCCAGCGGCCTATGACAAGGCCGAACCAGTACCCGACGTCCGGTACATCTACTGGCAACAGATCGAGCCATCGACGTGTCACTACCGACTCTCGGTGATGGAGTTGCGGTGGCTCAACCGAATCGACTCGTCGGTAGACAGTCGTTGTCTCGACTTGGGGACCGCCAGCGCCCGACTCGGGAACGGGTAG
- a CDS encoding ABC transporter substrate-binding protein encodes MSQDVDASGTPTVSRRRMLQTTGAATLTALAGCNTGTNDGASSGGGGGAPDPVRERVDVDVDEIQEGGTLRFGLGAGIDSFDPSYSTSAPAGNVQELVYEQIITQDAAGTVYPWLAKSWERVDVQEVEDGDYEPYMVSADTDDDGNLVADEQIIIRNTDAGEVLTVNEAPDAVEDGTYGIQYQAELHEGVTFHNGEEMTAENVARSYEVLENSSISAQTFDSFLYAEAVDDYTVNIYGQKPDAEADNQLVSYVYPMEHIEEYPDTGADPRNDHTPIGTGPFQFESYETEERAEFSSFDDYWVDDLGLDALEWWDGPDGFPTSPVVDEVVVAIVQDNATRAAALNNGEIDLTYGLNTGTYGEYRSAEDFRLSVTNAGAYNFLQYPVTQSPWGDPRIRRGVNQLIPRAQIAENIYNGYRNPAYTPLPEMAAKAGTVDYEALTEELRPQTEQNTEAATELLQEAVDDLGVETPIEATIETNATDDRLREAELIAQVLSNTEFFDISVEDFEFTTFIQRILGSEYYKQGNIVLIGLSGTFNPGSFYDAVNSIDNFGQCCNFNRIDTPELDEVATEARFSVEAVEDSQFRGEQYDKVWQGLIEQAPNSYTVFGTNVTALSTEYVGYNTYTFSSSILPYGLHAPEDQQVAYLNRE; translated from the coding sequence ATGTCTCAAGATGTAGATGCCAGCGGAACGCCGACAGTATCGCGACGACGGATGCTTCAGACTACGGGTGCCGCCACACTGACCGCACTCGCCGGCTGTAACACCGGTACCAACGACGGAGCCAGTAGCGGAGGCGGCGGTGGGGCCCCCGACCCGGTCCGTGAGCGCGTCGACGTCGATGTCGACGAGATTCAGGAAGGGGGGACCCTCCGGTTCGGCCTCGGTGCCGGAATCGACTCCTTTGACCCGTCCTACAGCACCAGCGCGCCGGCCGGGAACGTTCAGGAGCTCGTCTACGAGCAAATCATCACGCAGGACGCCGCGGGGACCGTCTACCCCTGGCTCGCGAAGTCGTGGGAGCGGGTTGACGTCCAGGAAGTGGAAGACGGTGACTACGAACCGTACATGGTGTCAGCGGACACGGACGACGACGGAAACCTCGTCGCCGACGAGCAGATAATCATCCGGAATACGGACGCCGGCGAAGTTCTGACCGTCAACGAGGCCCCCGACGCCGTCGAAGACGGCACCTACGGGATACAGTACCAGGCCGAACTCCACGAGGGCGTCACCTTCCACAACGGGGAGGAGATGACCGCCGAGAACGTCGCCCGGTCCTACGAGGTACTGGAGAACTCCTCGATTTCGGCCCAGACGTTCGATTCGTTCCTCTACGCCGAGGCGGTCGATGACTACACGGTCAACATCTACGGGCAGAAACCCGACGCCGAGGCCGACAATCAGCTCGTGTCCTACGTCTACCCGATGGAGCACATCGAGGAGTACCCCGACACGGGCGCGGACCCGCGCAACGACCACACCCCAATCGGGACGGGCCCGTTCCAGTTCGAGTCCTACGAGACCGAGGAACGCGCCGAGTTCAGTTCGTTCGACGACTACTGGGTCGACGACCTCGGCCTCGACGCGCTGGAGTGGTGGGACGGCCCGGACGGGTTCCCGACGAGCCCGGTCGTCGACGAAGTCGTGGTCGCCATCGTCCAGGACAACGCGACCCGTGCCGCGGCGCTCAACAACGGCGAAATCGACCTCACGTACGGGCTCAACACCGGCACGTACGGCGAGTACCGGAGTGCCGAGGACTTCCGGCTCAGCGTGACAAACGCCGGCGCGTACAACTTCCTCCAGTACCCCGTCACCCAGTCACCGTGGGGCGACCCGCGCATCCGCCGGGGCGTCAATCAGCTGATTCCCCGTGCCCAGATCGCCGAGAACATCTACAACGGGTATCGGAATCCGGCCTACACGCCGCTGCCTGAAATGGCCGCCAAAGCGGGGACGGTGGACTACGAAGCACTCACCGAGGAACTGCGCCCACAGACCGAGCAGAACACCGAGGCGGCGACCGAACTGCTGCAGGAGGCCGTCGACGACCTCGGCGTCGAGACGCCAATCGAAGCCACAATCGAGACGAACGCGACGGACGACCGCCTGCGCGAGGCCGAACTCATAGCGCAGGTGCTGAGCAACACGGAGTTTTTCGACATCAGCGTCGAGGACTTCGAGTTCACAACATTCATCCAGCGCATCCTCGGCTCCGAGTACTACAAGCAGGGCAACATCGTCCTCATCGGCCTCTCGGGGACGTTCAACCCCGGCAGTTTCTACGACGCCGTCAACTCCATCGACAACTTCGGCCAGTGCTGTAACTTCAACCGGATTGACACACCGGAACTGGACGAAGTCGCGACGGAGGCACGGTTCTCCGTCGAAGCCGTCGAAGACTCACAGTTCCGGGGCGAGCAGTACGACAAGGTGTGGCAGGGACTTATCGAGCAGGCCCCGAACAGCTACACTGTCTTCGGGACGAACGTGACGGCGCTGTCGACGGAGTACGTCGGCTACAACACGTACACGTTCTCCAGCAGCATCCTGCCCTACGGCCTCCACGCCCCAGAAGACCAGCAGGTCGCCTATCTGAACCGGGAGTAA
- a CDS encoding helix-turn-helix domain-containing protein, with protein MKYVTLSLWMASEVRHPMHQFVVEHDGYEASYLLRGNDVGTDLQTLLFHVDGFPPEPYRAALEQADTVREYAISTCPDETFYLYVQDSPSATGHDLVNALTRAGLVIVSPVAYHTDGTVGLTLVGPGGTVQQAVETVPDGISVDVREVGEYDSRRLDTGAALTDRQFEAVAAAVDCGYYGDTREGGVDDVADELGCAPGTAAEHLRKAEARVMADILEQRPASTA; from the coding sequence ATGAAGTACGTCACGCTCTCGCTGTGGATGGCCTCCGAGGTCCGCCACCCGATGCACCAGTTCGTCGTCGAGCACGACGGCTACGAGGCGAGCTATCTCCTTCGGGGCAACGACGTGGGCACCGACCTCCAGACGCTGCTGTTTCACGTCGACGGCTTCCCGCCGGAGCCCTACCGAGCGGCGCTGGAACAGGCCGACACTGTCCGGGAGTACGCCATCTCGACGTGTCCCGACGAGACGTTCTACCTCTACGTACAGGATTCGCCGTCGGCGACCGGTCACGACCTCGTCAACGCTCTCACGCGGGCCGGTCTGGTCATCGTCTCACCGGTCGCATACCACACCGATGGCACTGTCGGGCTCACGCTGGTCGGTCCAGGCGGGACGGTCCAGCAGGCAGTCGAGACGGTGCCAGACGGTATCTCTGTCGACGTGCGGGAGGTGGGGGAGTACGACAGCCGGCGGCTCGACACCGGCGCGGCGCTCACCGACCGGCAGTTCGAGGCCGTCGCCGCCGCCGTCGACTGTGGGTACTACGGCGACACTCGCGAAGGGGGCGTTGACGATGTTGCCGACGAACTCGGCTGTGCACCCGGAACTGCCGCCGAACACCTCCGGAAAGCCGAGGCCCGTGTGATGGCTGACATACTCGAACAGCGTCCCGCATCGACGGCGTAG
- a CDS encoding metal-dependent transcriptional regulator, translating to MRTAPEYLLAIYIAQHRDDPPVAPGELGEMLDRSPAAVTEMCQRLAEDGLVSYEPYDGVTLTESGRQEAAELHEAYVTVSWFFRGVLDLDDHETEAMELAGLVSPMVAERLAATLPCDAGTEGTRGVADSNSATSDGDTA from the coding sequence ATGAGAACGGCACCGGAGTATCTGCTGGCGATCTACATCGCACAGCATCGGGACGACCCGCCGGTCGCACCGGGAGAGTTGGGGGAGATGCTCGATCGGTCTCCAGCGGCGGTGACGGAGATGTGTCAGCGACTCGCCGAAGACGGTCTCGTCTCCTACGAACCCTACGATGGGGTGACGCTAACTGAATCAGGACGTCAGGAAGCCGCGGAGCTACACGAGGCGTACGTGACCGTCTCGTGGTTCTTCCGGGGGGTGCTAGATCTCGACGACCACGAGACGGAGGCGATGGAACTGGCCGGTCTGGTCAGTCCGATGGTCGCCGAGCGACTGGCGGCCACACTCCCCTGTGACGCCGGGACGGAAGGTACACGGGGAGTTGCCGACTCGAATTCGGCGACTTCCGATGGAGACACTGCGTGA
- a CDS encoding serine/threonine-protein kinase RIO2, which yields MVQNVASVMAELEPEDFHLLSGVEQGMRFSEYVAREKLTEFSRLTTEDVDYRLDRCADRGLVERKTIQYEGFKLTFEGYDTLALHTFAERDTIEGVGSPLGVGKESDVYEAQSYKPVALKYHREGYTNFREVMKEREYTADRDHVSWLYTARKAAEREYDALETLYPDVAVPQPIDTNRHAIVMEKIDGVELSRTKLETEQVLPILDLVLEEMQTAYREGYVHADMSEYNVFVTNEGVVVFDWPQAVPTDHENARELLTRDVENIVSYFERKYPQEISDVDRDAVAERLATDAFDSITEFTE from the coding sequence ATGGTCCAGAACGTGGCTTCAGTGATGGCGGAGCTGGAACCCGAGGACTTCCATCTGCTCTCTGGCGTCGAACAGGGGATGCGGTTCTCGGAGTACGTCGCCCGCGAGAAATTGACCGAGTTCTCCCGGCTGACGACGGAAGATGTCGACTACCGACTCGACCGGTGTGCGGACCGGGGGCTGGTCGAGCGCAAGACCATCCAGTACGAGGGGTTCAAACTCACTTTCGAGGGGTACGATACGCTTGCGCTGCATACCTTTGCCGAGCGCGACACTATCGAAGGAGTTGGGTCGCCGCTGGGTGTCGGCAAGGAGAGCGACGTGTACGAGGCTCAGTCGTACAAACCGGTAGCGCTGAAATACCACCGCGAAGGGTACACCAATTTCCGCGAAGTGATGAAAGAACGGGAGTACACTGCCGATCGCGACCACGTCTCCTGGCTCTACACCGCCCGGAAGGCCGCCGAGCGGGAGTACGATGCCCTCGAAACGCTGTATCCGGACGTGGCAGTTCCACAGCCCATCGATACGAACCGCCATGCGATTGTCATGGAAAAGATAGATGGCGTCGAACTCTCCCGAACGAAACTCGAAACGGAACAGGTACTGCCGATTCTGGATCTCGTGCTCGAGGAGATGCAGACGGCCTATCGTGAGGGGTACGTCCACGCAGACATGAGCGAGTACAACGTCTTCGTCACGAACGAGGGCGTCGTCGTCTTCGACTGGCCCCAGGCCGTCCCGACCGACCACGAAAACGCCCGGGAACTGCTAACTCGCGATGTCGAGAACATCGTGAGTTACTTCGAGCGAAAATACCCACAGGAGATCAGCGACGTGGACAGAGACGCGGTCGCCGAGCGGCTGGCGACCGACGCGTTCGATTCTATTACCGAATTTACTGAGTAG
- a CDS encoding thioesterase family protein: MSFEYTTEVEVRYTDIDTYGHVNNATYATYFEEARIDYLHDVVDCGEALLSGSESGTGMVIANLEVDYIQPVQISDSVAVAVRVPRLGEKSFPFEYEVRTEDGVAATGETTVVTYDRDTESSRPIPEDWREAITQFEGL; this comes from the coding sequence ATGAGCTTCGAGTACACGACAGAAGTCGAGGTCCGGTACACGGACATCGACACGTACGGCCACGTCAACAACGCGACGTATGCGACCTACTTCGAAGAGGCTCGCATCGACTACCTGCACGACGTGGTCGACTGTGGCGAAGCGCTGCTCTCGGGCAGCGAGTCGGGCACCGGGATGGTCATCGCGAACCTCGAAGTCGATTACATCCAGCCTGTCCAGATCAGTGACTCAGTCGCCGTTGCCGTCCGGGTTCCACGTCTTGGCGAGAAGAGTTTCCCCTTCGAGTACGAGGTCCGGACCGAGGACGGTGTGGCTGCGACCGGGGAAACGACTGTCGTCACGTACGATCGTGACACGGAATCCTCGCGTCCGATCCCCGAAGACTGGCGGGAGGCGATCACGCAGTTCGAAGGGCTGTAG
- the msrA gene encoding peptide-methionine (S)-S-oxide reductase MsrA, whose product MTEQATFAGGCFWCTESVFKQIDGVTDVVSGYAGGHVADPSYEAVCREETGHAECVQLTYDPEEVSYEDLLAIHFTTHTPTTKDREGNDVGTQYRSAVFYHNEAQRETVETLIEEIEPGYDSDIVTEVEPLETFYPAEKYHQDYFEKNPDQSYCQLTIPPKIEKLKEKHAELLA is encoded by the coding sequence ATGACTGAACAAGCGACATTCGCGGGCGGTTGCTTCTGGTGTACGGAATCGGTGTTCAAGCAGATCGACGGGGTGACCGATGTGGTTTCGGGCTATGCTGGCGGCCACGTTGCCGACCCCAGCTACGAGGCGGTCTGCCGCGAGGAAACGGGCCATGCCGAGTGCGTACAACTCACCTACGACCCCGAGGAGGTGAGCTACGAGGACCTGCTCGCGATCCACTTCACGACGCATACCCCGACGACGAAAGACCGGGAAGGCAACGATGTTGGCACGCAGTATCGCTCGGCTGTGTTCTACCACAACGAGGCCCAGCGCGAAACCGTCGAAACCCTCATCGAGGAAATAGAGCCGGGCTACGACAGCGACATCGTCACCGAAGTCGAGCCACTGGAGACGTTCTATCCCGCGGAAAAGTACCATCAAGACTACTTCGAGAAGAATCCGGACCAGAGTTACTGTCAGTTAACCATCCCGCCGAAAATCGAGAAGCTCAAAGAGAAACACGCGGAACTGCTGGCATGA